In Leptospira langatensis, a single window of DNA contains:
- a CDS encoding Bor/Iss family lipoprotein: MIGTENRSIDSIHKRTIRKARLILAFGLFFLIFVVGESCRHAMVRYPQAPPEACRIYPTSKECKKAMEQRAAHQEQGGEVYKVHQTYYLFGLYPGNLVLDTSTYCPEGPRSVHQYTSFWNAFWEQLTFSIYSPQTVEIECYR; encoded by the coding sequence ATGATCGGAACGGAAAATCGATCCATCGACTCGATCCACAAAAGAACGATCCGGAAAGCCAGACTCATTTTGGCTTTCGGACTCTTCTTCTTAATATTTGTAGTAGGAGAGTCTTGTCGTCACGCGATGGTCCGTTATCCTCAGGCTCCTCCGGAGGCTTGCCGGATCTACCCTACTTCCAAGGAATGCAAGAAGGCAATGGAACAGAGAGCTGCCCACCAAGAGCAAGGGGGAGAAGTATATAAGGTGCACCAAACCTATTACCTCTTCGGGTTGTATCCTGGAAATCTGGTCTTGGACACTTCTACCTATTGCCCGGAAGGTCCTAGATCGGTGCATCAATACACTTCCTTCTGGAACGCTTTCTGGGAGCAGTTGACCTTCAGTATTTATTCGCCTCAAACAGTGGAGATAGAATGTTACAGATGA
- the msrA gene encoding peptide-methionine (S)-S-oxide reductase MsrA has translation MISSKTFAKRFRFALLIFIISFYSNSHFAKEANKTETAIFAGGCFWCMEGPFEKLPGVISAVSGYTGGKEKNPTYEDVGYGRTGHRESVMITYDPKKITYEALLDTYWRQIDPTDAGGQFADRGNQYRTAIYYKNESQRKLAQEYKDKIGASKKFSSPIVVEILPASEFYPAEDYHQDYYKKNPDHYHSYRKGSGREEYVNRVWGVPKK, from the coding sequence ATGATTAGCAGTAAGACCTTTGCAAAACGGTTTCGTTTCGCACTTTTGATTTTTATAATATCCTTTTATTCCAATTCTCATTTCGCAAAAGAAGCGAATAAGACCGAGACTGCAATATTTGCAGGAGGATGCTTCTGGTGTATGGAAGGCCCCTTCGAAAAACTTCCCGGAGTCATCTCCGCAGTTTCAGGCTATACCGGTGGAAAAGAAAAAAATCCCACGTATGAGGATGTTGGCTACGGAAGAACAGGACATAGAGAATCCGTAATGATCACATACGATCCCAAGAAGATCACCTACGAAGCATTATTGGATACATACTGGAGACAGATCGACCCTACCGATGCGGGAGGACAATTTGCAGACAGAGGAAATCAATATAGAACCGCGATCTATTATAAGAACGAGAGTCAAAGAAAATTGGCGCAAGAATATAAAGATAAGATAGGAGCCTCCAAAAAATTCTCCTCTCCTATCGTAGTAGAGATCCTTCCAGCAAGTGAATTCTATCCTGCGGAAGATTATCACCAAGACTATTATAAAAAGAATCCGGACCATTATCACAGCTATCGCAAAGGTTCCGGAAGAGAAGAATACGTAAATCGGGTCTGGGGAGTTCCTAAGAAATAA
- a CDS encoding GreA/GreB family elongation factor, with product MSGKRFLSKYDHLGILSALQGSANSEEVQPSILETIRRTLSKAKKLDPAQVPQDLITMNSKFVLKDLGNAEAFQFTLVYPEDCPVPSQGKLSVLSHRGSAVLGARVGEVVRWDVNGSEKYLRVQELLYQPQPAAI from the coding sequence ATGAGTGGGAAACGTTTTCTTTCCAAGTATGATCACCTAGGAATTCTTTCCGCTCTACAAGGTTCCGCGAACTCAGAAGAAGTTCAACCTAGCATCCTTGAAACGATACGTAGGACTCTTTCCAAAGCAAAGAAACTGGATCCGGCCCAAGTCCCGCAAGATCTGATCACTATGAACTCTAAGTTCGTATTAAAAGACCTAGGAAATGCGGAAGCCTTCCAATTTACCTTGGTGTATCCGGAGGATTGCCCGGTTCCTTCTCAAGGAAAGCTTTCCGTTCTGTCTCATAGAGGTTCTGCAGTACTCGGAGCCAGAGTTGGTGAGGTGGTTCGCTGGGATGTCAATGGCAGCGAAAAATATCTAAGAGTGCAAGAGCTCTTATACCAACCTCAACCCGCTGCCATCTGA
- a CDS encoding carbonic anhydrase gives MKKIKNLSEKFTYDLPASISVFLVAIPLCLGIAHASGAPLFSGIIGGFIGGILVGALSKSPLSVSGPTASLTAIVLSGIRDLGSFEIFLLALLIAGMVQVLLGILKAGALSAYLPSATVMGMSVAIGLILIIKQLPHLIGYDIEEFGVEEFDLTREDINETYHDPHEGRETNSFTVLLHSIPNLRMNVFLIGAFSLVSFFVWDRFFAKKFQFLPASLIAIAVGTSANLFLGDLLPGGTLSQDHLVTLPVFQNSSDLFGQLDFPNFSAWDLAGVWTLALTIAFASSLESLLSIEVVDKLDGENRKTPMSRELVAQGFGNMACGLLGGIPVTSVVVRGSVNAASGARSKTSAVLHGVWIGTSVLLFPKFMNTIPLASLAAILVVTGFKLCKPALFKTMLHKGYSHFLPFLVTVLTTIFTNVLIGTFCGILASLVFMLYEDHRTAVVRVENYGKFRRIVLGENLGFFHKAKIKSVLESQPSGITLEIDGTRTLHLDLDIRELIHEFRNSAYRKGIKVILGGIPNMQNDIESLKKEMSESYQKLLSNNETWVKEMTDVDPEFFARHAEGQTPQVLFIGCSDSRVPVNVITKTNPGEIFVTRNIANVVSVDDMSLFSVVQYAIEVLNVKHIVVCGHTGCGGVRAALKGQATGLIDNWITHIKDVYLKHREELDALPEEKREDRMIQLNVAEQVVNLYKTGMIQNALAKYGFPEIHGWVYDIRTGQISEVDYKDRLAKELGGLYGYSK, from the coding sequence ATGAAAAAAATAAAAAACCTAAGCGAGAAATTTACATACGATCTTCCTGCAAGTATCTCCGTCTTCTTGGTAGCGATACCTTTATGTTTGGGAATTGCACACGCATCCGGAGCACCTTTATTTTCCGGAATTATTGGCGGTTTTATAGGAGGGATCCTAGTAGGAGCCTTAAGTAAGTCTCCTTTGAGCGTTTCGGGACCTACTGCGAGCTTGACTGCGATCGTACTTTCCGGTATCCGAGATCTGGGGAGTTTCGAGATCTTCCTTCTTGCGCTACTGATCGCGGGAATGGTCCAAGTCCTTCTTGGGATCTTGAAAGCAGGAGCCCTATCCGCATATCTTCCTTCGGCAACCGTAATGGGAATGTCGGTGGCAATCGGTCTAATCCTGATCATCAAGCAATTGCCTCACTTGATCGGTTACGATATCGAGGAATTTGGTGTCGAGGAATTCGATCTAACGAGAGAGGATATCAATGAGACCTATCATGATCCTCATGAAGGAAGGGAAACCAACTCATTCACCGTATTACTACATTCCATCCCGAATCTTAGGATGAATGTTTTTTTGATCGGAGCCTTCTCCTTGGTTTCGTTCTTTGTTTGGGACAGATTCTTTGCGAAGAAGTTCCAATTCTTACCTGCATCCTTGATCGCGATCGCTGTTGGGACTTCGGCCAATTTATTCTTGGGAGACCTTCTTCCGGGGGGAACCTTGAGCCAGGATCACTTGGTGACACTTCCTGTGTTCCAGAATTCTTCCGATCTATTTGGGCAATTGGATTTCCCGAACTTTTCCGCTTGGGATCTCGCCGGGGTCTGGACCCTGGCTTTGACTATTGCCTTTGCTTCTTCTTTGGAATCTCTTCTGTCCATAGAGGTGGTGGATAAATTGGATGGAGAGAATCGCAAGACCCCCATGTCCAGAGAGTTGGTGGCACAGGGTTTCGGGAATATGGCCTGCGGACTCTTGGGAGGGATACCTGTCACTAGCGTGGTTGTTCGAGGTTCCGTGAATGCGGCCTCCGGAGCGAGATCTAAGACTTCAGCAGTGTTGCATGGGGTTTGGATCGGGACAAGTGTATTACTTTTTCCTAAATTTATGAACACTATTCCTTTAGCTTCTCTTGCTGCCATTCTCGTCGTGACCGGCTTCAAGCTTTGCAAGCCTGCTTTATTCAAGACGATGTTGCATAAGGGCTATTCTCATTTTCTTCCCTTCCTGGTGACGGTGTTGACTACGATCTTCACGAATGTTCTGATCGGGACTTTTTGTGGGATATTGGCTTCTTTGGTCTTTATGCTTTATGAGGATCATAGAACTGCCGTGGTCCGGGTAGAAAACTACGGAAAGTTCAGAAGGATCGTCTTAGGAGAGAACCTAGGATTCTTTCATAAGGCCAAGATCAAGAGTGTTCTAGAAAGTCAGCCTAGCGGGATCACATTGGAGATCGATGGTACTAGGACTTTGCATCTGGACCTGGATATCAGAGAGCTCATCCATGAATTCCGGAACAGCGCATATAGAAAGGGGATCAAGGTTATCTTGGGAGGGATACCGAATATGCAAAACGATATAGAATCTTTGAAAAAGGAAATGAGCGAGTCTTATCAGAAACTTCTCTCCAATAACGAGACCTGGGTAAAAGAGATGACGGATGTGGATCCGGAATTCTTTGCAAGACATGCGGAAGGCCAGACCCCTCAGGTTCTGTTCATTGGATGTAGTGATTCGCGGGTCCCTGTGAATGTGATCACCAAGACGAATCCGGGAGAGATCTTCGTGACCCGAAATATTGCCAATGTGGTCTCTGTGGATGACATGTCCCTATTCAGCGTAGTGCAATATGCGATCGAGGTTTTGAACGTAAAGCATATCGTCGTTTGCGGACATACCGGCTGTGGTGGGGTAAGGGCCGCCTTGAAAGGCCAGGCTACAGGCCTCATCGACAATTGGATCACTCATATTAAGGATGTGTATCTGAAGCACAGGGAAGAATTGGACGCTCTTCCGGAAGAGAAACGAGAAGACAGGATGATCCAGCTCAACGTAGCCGAGCAGGTCGTAAATCTATACAAGACAGGTATGATCCAGAACGCATTGGCGAAATATGGATTTCCGGAGATCCACGGTTGGGTGTACGATATCCGGACGGGACAGATCAGTGAGGTAGATTACAAAGACCGACTGGCGAAAGAGCTAGGTGGTCTGTACGGATATTCCAAGTAA
- a CDS encoding DUF2179 domain-containing protein — translation MPSWAFDYLVLPLGIYLARMTDVSIGTLRIILISRERKMIAAMLGFFEVLLWLIVITQIMRNLSNALCYIAYAGGFATGTFLGMFIEEKLAIGHSLIRIIVPEKGEEISENLIQAGYRTTSLEAQGARGPVKVILSVLRRRDIPIVLGILKQTAPGAFYTIENARKTSDPELWKGGEGEAESFARILWRRQSRIRK, via the coding sequence ATGCCTAGTTGGGCCTTTGATTATCTAGTTTTACCCTTAGGGATCTATCTTGCCAGAATGACGGACGTAAGCATAGGGACTCTGCGTATCATTCTGATCTCCAGAGAAAGAAAGATGATAGCAGCCATGCTTGGTTTCTTCGAGGTGCTTCTCTGGTTGATCGTGATCACTCAGATCATGAGAAATCTGAGCAACGCTCTCTGTTATATCGCCTATGCCGGAGGATTTGCCACTGGTACCTTTCTAGGCATGTTCATAGAAGAAAAGCTGGCCATAGGCCATTCCTTGATCCGGATCATCGTCCCTGAAAAGGGAGAAGAGATCTCCGAGAACCTGATCCAGGCAGGGTATAGAACCACCAGTTTGGAAGCCCAAGGAGCCAGGGGGCCGGTCAAGGTCATACTTTCGGTTTTGAGAAGAAGGGACATTCCGATCGTTCTAGGCATCCTAAAGCAGACCGCACCAGGTGCCTTCTATACCATCGAGAACGCTCGTAAGACCAGCGACCCGGAGCTTTGGAAAGGAGGAGAGGGAGAAGCGGAGAGTTTTGCCCGCATCCTCTGGAGAAGGCAATCCAGGATCAGGAAATAA
- a CDS encoding SET domain-containing protein, which translates to MIERRINKFGENGIFASQPIAKGTLLFSYSEWIEDEEFGWKVLSVSEADELPEEEKEIFMKYGYDVDFGLVTGPSGPEYVINSSNFMNHSCDPNMWYDQLDNIIAKRDIEAGEELNIDYGNFVVNFDQTFECACGSSNCRKFIRKDDWKLLLPQYNLNFPTFMHKEIKKILVKVPA; encoded by the coding sequence ATGATCGAAAGACGAATAAACAAATTCGGGGAAAACGGGATCTTCGCCTCTCAACCAATCGCTAAAGGAACGCTTCTATTCAGCTATAGCGAGTGGATTGAGGACGAGGAGTTCGGCTGGAAGGTACTTTCCGTGTCCGAAGCCGACGAACTTCCGGAAGAGGAGAAGGAAATCTTCATGAAATACGGATATGATGTCGATTTCGGCCTCGTAACCGGACCTTCCGGACCTGAGTATGTTATTAATAGCTCCAATTTTATGAACCACTCCTGCGATCCGAACATGTGGTATGATCAATTGGACAATATAATAGCCAAGAGGGACATCGAAGCGGGAGAGGAGCTCAATATCGACTACGGAAACTTCGTAGTGAACTTCGACCAGACCTTCGAGTGTGCTTGCGGATCTTCCAATTGCCGTAAATTCATCCGTAAGGACGACTGGAAACTCCTACTGCCTCAGTACAATCTGAACTTCCCTACCTTTATGCATAAGGAAATCAAAAAGATCCTGGTCAAAGTACCAGCTTAA
- a CDS encoding beta strand repeat-containing protein codes for MSGTTNKKRILLAFTLFFLLFQGCIAWPALTGVVGLAAGKKGGGLFFPGFGSKTELSSVQISSPYSSFAKTTSMSLTATALYSNGTHNDITSDAVWSSSDSSIIQMGGGGQATGMAVGSASISISYQGMTAQISLGVTSAPLSTITISCINQNVSLPKGTTRQCSLTGNFADGSSQDLTNDPNTSWNTGSSSIANIDATGLVTAIAAGSTSIQASYKGVNASNLNLTVSTATLVSIAVTPTNQSLALGKKLQYTATGTYTDNSTQDITSSVTWTSSDTSIAIIGDTSGSKGYLSTEAQGTATITASSGSISDHTDITVTAAILESISITPSNPSTPKGRTTNLTATGIFSDGTSSDITDQVTWSSSDPNLATVDNGSGLEGRVSGIAVGSVDISAGIGGVSETITFNVTAAVLDSIQVVADDTSIARGTSTYVTATGVYSDGTSQNISASVSWSTSSSSTLQLGSLNSVPEKNVLSPNSGNISSARITATSGSVSGYVDITVTAAKLVSIAVTPTNPSVAKGLTKSFTATGTYTDATTQDLTTQVTWTSSDTSKATISNVSGSEGIATGAAVGTSNITATLGTISSAASTLTVTAAVLQSITITPSSPSVAKGKSQDLTATGTYSDASTQDLTTQVTWSSSDTNTVGVSNASGTQGKASGVNVGTASITATLGSVSSSITFTVTSAVLVSIEVHIHDSSIAKGTSTWAEATGTYSDNSTQDISNQVVWGSSQTTVIQLGGLNSSSKEILSSPNGGSQGTSTISATSGSITGSATITVGAPTLVSIQVDPTNPSVAKGLTKSFTATGTYTDASTQDLTTQVTWTSSSTSTATISNASGSNGVATTLQTGTTNIKAQLGSIVSPTSTLTITAATLTSITIAPSPTLSIAKGRTQNFTATGLYTDSSTQDITTQVTWSSFDQTKATVSNASGTQGKLTALQEGSTQISATLNSITSTDTAVTVTSAVLDSISITPTNSSLAKGYTTNFTANGVYSDSTTLDITAQVTWASSNTASSTISNSSGNQGLATAVATGASTISATLGSISSSTNFTVTAAVLVSISVSPTNTTVYTTKTKNYTATGTYSDSSTLDLTNTVTWASSDTSIATISNASGSNGLATGVAAGTITISATNGTISGNTQLTVLYLDTTPPTVSSVVSLSATTVRITFSESVNATQATTASNYKLALTSAVSGSCSDNSNFSSSSSISVSSVSGSGSVYTVTLSSSQTSGTGYTLIVNKNGIQDLSGIPNNLGCANYGDFVGQEQLKVSSATCASTSTIIINFSKPIKSGNNVSGSGECSSTSECANRYALSGPTSLGNITSAKILDGTVCGGASADSAKVCVTHSSLQTGAQFTIIAANNVDGDDFNNSSWGSIRNSGDTENVQSSPRDRATFLGCGTSPINFGDGPISIDQNGSTFGYLADFNSKIYTGPNNLGNGALRFAYDGSSPESVQFSFAQDTTAQASDSTNVSSNTATSRENSIAVPPYVTLGHTGCTANDATLANGCGPDNENGRGIFTTGSLTSNPYIFIAAARTTPDGSGNYLFDYIYYSNDTSTNLNYKYIDMGTITGTVTAGTSSITVLNDRVFPGFAKPSNSGDLTKGLNAPDFGYISFNSADTSIGNCTAGSNCDATDGTNGRRIRIDYMPYFGGPSNGGASSVNSSPNWAYYIGVDSSFVFKNRIYAANGGLHAVGHNGSIIRSNSANPTTACSNKNNCSDWTEIGPRSNSKWHKSDNTWFSLELSKFYDLIPADRAFAQFAEFNNNLYVTRTICVQSSQASGLRSSAGTVAGCTDGTDTNRRAQLWKCDPTNGGSDSTNPTTCESGEWSVVGDDGTGITNFGDSTNKTITMVAKNGSYLYVGFDNSAGIRIYRTNTANPGSTSSVWTQVAGAGLTDPTNVQQIFSAVSVSVNSTNYLYVSVGKNGTPVRVYRQWNN; via the coding sequence ATGTCAGGAACCACGAACAAAAAGCGAATCTTGCTCGCATTTACACTTTTCTTTCTTCTTTTCCAAGGATGTATCGCTTGGCCGGCCCTCACAGGTGTAGTCGGTCTCGCCGCCGGAAAAAAAGGAGGAGGTCTATTCTTCCCTGGATTTGGTTCCAAAACAGAGCTTAGCAGTGTACAGATCAGTTCTCCTTATTCCAGTTTCGCAAAAACCACGAGCATGTCCCTGACCGCTACTGCTCTATATTCGAACGGAACTCATAACGATATCACTTCCGATGCGGTTTGGAGTTCTAGCGATTCTTCCATCATTCAGATGGGAGGCGGAGGACAGGCCACAGGAATGGCGGTAGGATCTGCAAGCATCAGCATTAGCTACCAAGGAATGACCGCTCAGATCTCTTTAGGTGTGACTTCCGCTCCTCTGTCTACGATCACGATCTCTTGTATCAATCAAAATGTTAGCTTACCAAAAGGAACTACTAGACAATGTAGTTTGACCGGTAATTTTGCGGACGGCTCCTCTCAAGATCTTACGAATGATCCGAACACTTCTTGGAATACGGGAAGCTCTTCCATTGCGAATATCGATGCGACAGGCTTAGTGACTGCAATCGCAGCAGGAAGCACTTCTATCCAAGCCAGTTATAAGGGAGTCAACGCAAGTAATTTAAATCTGACAGTAAGCACTGCTACTCTCGTTTCCATCGCAGTCACTCCTACGAACCAATCTTTGGCTCTAGGAAAGAAGCTACAATACACTGCGACAGGAACTTATACGGATAATTCTACCCAGGACATTACCAGTTCCGTTACCTGGACTTCTTCCGATACGAGCATTGCGATTATCGGAGATACTTCCGGATCCAAGGGATATCTCTCTACGGAAGCGCAAGGGACCGCGACAATCACCGCATCATCCGGTTCTATCAGCGATCATACCGATATTACCGTTACTGCCGCTATTCTAGAGAGTATTTCAATCACTCCTTCTAATCCAAGTACTCCGAAAGGAAGGACTACAAACTTAACTGCTACTGGAATTTTCTCCGATGGCACTTCTTCTGATATAACCGATCAAGTAACTTGGTCGAGCTCCGATCCGAATCTGGCAACCGTGGATAACGGTTCCGGACTAGAAGGTAGGGTCTCCGGAATCGCAGTGGGAAGCGTGGACATCAGCGCAGGAATTGGCGGAGTCAGCGAAACGATTACTTTCAATGTTACTGCGGCGGTTCTAGATAGCATCCAAGTCGTCGCTGACGATACCTCCATCGCAAGAGGAACAAGCACTTATGTTACCGCAACCGGTGTGTATTCGGACGGGACCTCTCAAAATATCAGCGCTAGTGTTTCTTGGAGCACTTCCAGTTCTTCTACTCTGCAACTGGGTTCCTTGAATAGCGTTCCTGAGAAGAATGTTCTCTCTCCGAATAGCGGCAATATCTCTTCTGCAAGGATCACCGCAACTTCAGGAAGCGTCAGCGGTTATGTGGATATCACCGTGACTGCCGCAAAATTGGTCTCGATCGCAGTTACTCCTACGAATCCAAGCGTAGCGAAGGGTCTTACGAAATCCTTTACCGCTACCGGAACCTATACGGATGCGACCACACAGGATCTGACCACTCAGGTGACCTGGACTTCTTCCGATACAAGCAAGGCTACGATCAGCAATGTAAGCGGAAGCGAAGGGATTGCGACGGGCGCTGCGGTGGGAACCTCGAATATCACAGCTACTCTGGGAACTATTTCTTCTGCTGCGAGCACTCTGACAGTGACCGCCGCGGTATTGCAATCTATCACGATCACTCCTTCTAGCCCAAGCGTCGCGAAAGGAAAAAGCCAGGACCTCACCGCTACCGGAACCTATTCGGATGCGAGCACCCAGGACCTGACCACCCAAGTAACTTGGAGTAGTTCCGATACAAATACTGTAGGTGTGAGTAACGCGTCTGGAACGCAAGGAAAAGCGAGTGGGGTGAATGTAGGGACTGCCAGCATCACTGCCACTCTGGGTTCCGTATCGAGCTCTATTACATTCACAGTAACTTCTGCGGTCTTGGTCTCAATCGAAGTACATATCCACGACTCTTCTATCGCCAAAGGAACCTCTACTTGGGCAGAAGCTACCGGAACGTATTCGGATAATTCCACTCAGGATATCAGCAACCAAGTGGTTTGGGGTAGTTCTCAAACCACTGTGATCCAATTAGGAGGACTAAACTCTTCCTCCAAAGAAATATTAAGCTCTCCTAATGGAGGAAGCCAAGGCACCTCCACTATTTCGGCGACATCGGGAAGCATAACCGGATCGGCTACTATAACCGTAGGCGCTCCGACCTTGGTTTCCATCCAAGTGGACCCTACGAATCCGAGTGTGGCAAAAGGCTTAACCAAAAGTTTTACCGCTACAGGAACATATACGGACGCAAGTACACAGGATCTGACCACTCAGGTCACCTGGACTTCTTCCAGTACGAGCACGGCAACCATCAGCAATGCCAGCGGAAGTAACGGTGTGGCAACTACCTTGCAAACCGGTACTACGAATATCAAGGCCCAGTTAGGAAGCATTGTTTCTCCTACTAGCACACTTACGATCACTGCGGCTACCTTGACTAGCATTACGATCGCACCTTCTCCTACCTTGAGTATCGCTAAGGGAAGGACCCAGAATTTCACGGCAACGGGTTTGTATACTGACAGTTCTACTCAGGATATCACCACTCAGGTGACCTGGAGTTCTTTTGATCAGACAAAAGCTACCGTCAGCAATGCAAGCGGCACCCAAGGAAAACTGACCGCTTTACAAGAAGGAAGCACACAGATCTCCGCCACCTTAAATTCGATCACGAGCACGGATACTGCAGTAACTGTTACTTCTGCGGTCTTGGATAGTATCTCGATCACCCCGACTAATTCTAGTTTAGCAAAAGGTTATACTACCAACTTCACTGCAAATGGAGTGTATTCGGATTCCACTACTCTGGATATTACCGCGCAAGTCACCTGGGCCTCTTCGAATACTGCATCTTCTACCATTAGCAATTCGAGCGGGAACCAAGGTCTCGCGACTGCGGTGGCCACTGGAGCGAGTACGATCTCCGCAACTCTAGGCTCCATCTCTAGCTCTACCAACTTTACGGTAACTGCTGCGGTCTTAGTCTCTATCTCCGTTTCTCCTACAAACACTACGGTTTATACGACTAAGACCAAGAATTATACTGCGACAGGAACCTATTCGGATTCAAGCACTCTGGATCTGACTAACACAGTCACCTGGGCTTCTTCCGATACGAGCATCGCTACGATCAGCAATGCAAGCGGTAGTAACGGGCTTGCGACAGGGGTAGCTGCCGGAACGATCACGATTTCCGCAACCAACGGCACTATCAGCGGAAATACGCAACTAACGGTACTGTATCTTGATACGACTCCTCCTACCGTTTCCAGTGTAGTTTCCTTAAGTGCCACCACGGTTCGGATCACCTTCTCCGAATCCGTGAATGCGACCCAAGCGACTACTGCATCCAATTACAAATTGGCTCTGACTTCTGCGGTAAGTGGGAGCTGTTCCGATAATAGCAATTTCTCCTCTTCTTCCTCTATCTCCGTGTCTTCTGTGAGCGGAAGCGGCTCCGTGTATACGGTTACCCTTTCTTCTTCACAGACTTCGGGAACAGGCTATACGCTGATCGTGAATAAGAACGGAATTCAGGATCTTTCGGGGATCCCGAACAATCTGGGTTGCGCGAACTATGGGGACTTTGTAGGACAAGAACAGCTGAAGGTAAGCTCCGCGACTTGCGCGAGCACAAGCACCATCATTATCAATTTCTCCAAGCCGATCAAATCGGGAAATAACGTAAGCGGTTCGGGGGAATGTAGCAGCACTTCCGAATGCGCAAATCGTTATGCCTTGTCCGGGCCTACGAGCTTAGGCAATATCACTTCGGCGAAGATCCTGGACGGAACAGTCTGCGGTGGAGCCTCTGCCGATTCTGCAAAAGTTTGCGTGACCCATAGCTCATTGCAGACAGGAGCTCAATTTACGATCATTGCCGCAAATAATGTGGATGGGGACGATTTCAATAACTCTTCTTGGGGATCTATCCGCAACTCCGGCGATACGGAGAATGTTCAGTCTTCTCCGAGAGATAGGGCTACCTTCTTAGGTTGCGGGACTTCTCCGATCAATTTCGGAGATGGACCGATCTCCATCGACCAGAACGGATCTACTTTTGGATATCTGGCGGACTTCAACAGCAAGATCTATACCGGTCCGAATAATCTAGGAAACGGCGCATTACGTTTTGCTTATGATGGTTCTTCTCCTGAGTCGGTTCAATTCTCTTTTGCTCAGGACACCACTGCACAGGCGAGTGATTCCACGAATGTAAGTTCGAATACCGCAACCAGCAGAGAGAATAGCATTGCAGTTCCTCCTTACGTGACTTTAGGACATACAGGCTGTACTGCAAACGATGCGACTCTTGCAAACGGTTGTGGACCGGACAATGAGAACGGAAGAGGGATCTTTACCACAGGATCCCTAACTAGCAATCCGTATATCTTCATCGCGGCAGCAAGGACTACTCCGGACGGCAGCGGAAATTATCTCTTCGATTATATTTATTATTCGAACGATACTTCCACCAACCTGAACTATAAGTACATAGATATGGGAACCATCACAGGAACGGTCACTGCAGGAACTTCGTCTATCACCGTTCTGAACGATCGGGTCTTCCCTGGATTCGCAAAACCGAGCAATAGTGGTGACTTAACGAAAGGATTGAACGCTCCTGACTTCGGTTATATTTCCTTCAACTCAGCGGATACAAGCATCGGGAATTGCACCGCAGGTTCCAACTGCGACGCCACCGATGGTACAAACGGAAGAAGGATCCGGATCGACTATATGCCGTACTTCGGCGGACCTTCCAATGGAGGGGCAAGCTCCGTAAATAGTAGTCCAAACTGGGCATACTATATCGGAGTGGATTCTTCCTTTGTGTTTAAGAATAGGATCTATGCAGCAAACGGAGGCTTGCATGCAGTAGGTCATAACGGTTCCATCATCCGCTCCAATTCGGCCAATCCTACGACTGCATGTTCCAACAAGAACAATTGCTCCGACTGGACAGAGATCGGCCCAAGATCCAATAGCAAATGGCATAAGAGCGATAACACTTGGTTCTCTCTGGAACTTTCTAAGTTCTACGATCTGATCCCTGCGGATAGAGCCTTTGCTCAGTTTGCAGAATTCAATAATAATCTCTATGTGACCCGTACGATCTGCGTCCAAAGCAGCCAGGCCTCCGGGCTTAGAAGTTCTGCAGGAACAGTGGCAGGATGTACCGACGGAACCGATACGAACCGTAGGGCACAGTTATGGAAATGCGATCCTACGAACGGAGGCTCCGATAGTACAAATCCTACTACCTGCGAATCGGGAGAATGGTCCGTTGTGGGAGACGATGGAACAGGGATCACAAACTTTGGGGATTCCACCAACAAGACCATCACCATGGTGGCCAAAAACGGATCGTATCTCTATGTAGGATTCGATAATTCTGCGGGGATCCGGATCTATCGTACCAACACCGCAAATCCAGGCTCTACTTCTAGCGTATGGACCCAAGTTGCGGGAGCAGGCTTGACCGATCCTACCAATGTGCAGCAGATCTTCTCTGCGGTATCCGTATCCGTGAACAGTACCAATTACTTGTATGTAAGCGTGGGTAAGAACGGAACACCGGTACGAGTATATAGACAGTGGAACAACTAA
- a CDS encoding LIC_10461 domain-containing protein: MLQMIRILLPLLLILGMSACHSTTVVHKLNGTPYSLTSESPAPDQKFKQGSMVFGIYPVSHTPDVVCPNSIPEVKLVTKFTDLLIHFFIGPFYTTKTVEIYCKK; the protein is encoded by the coding sequence ATGTTACAGATGATCCGGATCCTTCTTCCCCTCTTACTCATTTTAGGAATGAGCGCCTGTCATTCCACTACGGTGGTCCATAAGCTGAACGGCACTCCATACTCTCTTACGAGCGAGTCCCCTGCGCCGGACCAGAAATTCAAACAAGGAAGCATGGTATTCGGGATCTATCCAGTCTCTCATACTCCGGATGTGGTCTGCCCGAATTCCATTCCGGAAGTAAAACTGGTGACCAAGTTCACGGACCTTCTCATTCATTTCTTTATCGGACCCTTCTACACGACCAAGACTGTAGAGATCTATTGTAAGAAATAA